The DNA window CGCAAATCAATTACATTGGTAGGCGCCACCCTACTCACCATTGCTCCATGGGTAATATTGCAAGCACACTCCTTTACGCTGTTTATACTAGCGGCCATTCTTTACGGTCTGGGTGGTGCTTGCATGAACGGCGCGCTTGAGGCATTGATATACGACCACAAAAACGTCAGTAAGACGACCTTCCGTCGAGTTAACGCACTTGAAATGACATGTGGTCAAGCCGGAATTCTAGTAAGCGCGGCCGTCGGCGGCACAATGTTTGTCGCTAACCACGCTGTTCCTTTTTTGGCTCAAATTCTTGCTGGGCTCATTTGGCTTGTCACCTTGGCCTATATCCAAGAACAAAATAAAGTTGATTACACGAAATCGCAGGTCTCGTACCAGCGCCATTTGGTGCAAAGTCTACGACACCTTTTAGCTACTTCTTATCTACGGGTTCTAGTCCTTATGGGTGTCACCTTTTCTGTCATGCTGGGCATGTGCATTCAGTTTGTAAATGAAGCAGCTATGATTGAACATAGTATTGGGCCGGCTACCCGTGGGCTCTTAATTGCTGGCGCTGGGTTTATGACGATACTTATGCTAAATACGTTTTTGCTAAGGCTCCTAAAAACCGACGCCAGGCGGATTCTATATATGGCACTTGGCGCGCTTGCCGCTTACTCGTTTATGGGGCTCGGCATCTTATCACTCTTTTTGGCGGGCTACGTTTTGTGGTCTTGTCTTAACGCGACAAGCTCATTTATCAGGCTCATTATTCATGACCGTATACCTGGATCACATCGCGCCACTATAATGAGCAGCTTTAAGGGTTTGGCCGTCTTAAT is part of the Candidatus Chromulinivoraceae bacterium genome and encodes:
- a CDS encoding MFS transporter gives rise to the protein MSFKRAHDVQLDRVVKLYLVSKFVGALYFVYPIFYQFASQTITPVEVGLFFSINSLCNFIADIPTSILADKYSRKSITLVGATLLTIAPWVILQAHSFTLFILAAILYGLGGACMNGALEALIYDHKNVSKTTFRRVNALEMTCGQAGILVSAAVGGTMFVANHAVPFLAQILAGLIWLVTLAYIQEQNKVDYTKSQVSYQRHLVQSLRHLLATSYLRVLVLMGVTFSVMLGMCIQFVNEAAMIEHSIGPATRGLLIAGAGFMTILMLNTFLLRLLKTDARRILYMALGALAAYSFMGLGILSLFLAGYVLWSCLNATSSFIRLIIHDRIPGSHRATIMSSFKGLAVLIGLGGSSATGLLIQWAHTPRAAYAVFGLITLFVLVPCALWLLAHHDRSAIA